In Paenibacillus sp. 1781tsa1, one DNA window encodes the following:
- a CDS encoding multidrug efflux SMR transporter, with translation MNWVFLILAGVFEMIGVLMINKLHKDRNFISLVLLIAGFGLSFLFLSLAMETLPMGTAYAVWTGIGASGGAILGMVFYGEPRNALRILFIAMVLGSAVGLKLVS, from the coding sequence ATGAACTGGGTATTTCTTATCTTGGCAGGCGTATTTGAGATGATCGGAGTGCTTATGATAAACAAGTTGCACAAAGACCGTAATTTCATTTCACTGGTATTATTGATAGCCGGGTTTGGATTAAGCTTCCTGTTCCTGTCCCTTGCGATGGAAACACTTCCGATGGGAACAGCATATGCCGTGTGGACGGGAATCGGCGCCTCCGGAGGTGCTATTCTTGGTATGGTGTTTTACGGAGAACCTCGAAATGCCCTAAGAATTTTGTTTATCGCTATGGTGCTCGGATCGGCAGTCGGTCTTAAATTGGTTAGTTAA
- a CDS encoding low specificity L-threonine aldolase: protein MIRFECDYNEGAHERILQKLMDTNMEQTSGYGTDEHCERARMLIRQACDNEQADVHFLVGGTQTNTTVIASILRPYQGVIAATSGHIAVHETGAIEATGHKVLTVPSEDGKITPEQVKAVYDAHMNESSPEHCVQPGMVYISQPTENGTMYSKAELQVLHAVSRACGLPFFVDGARLGYALASRDCDMTLADLARLCDVFYIGGTKIGALMGEAVVILNDALKPDFRYMIKQKGGLLAKGRLLGIQFETLFEDGLYLEISHHAVDMALRIHDSLEQQGVRFLYDSPTNQQFPILPNLLLEKLRNDYTFSFWEKVDDTHSAVRFCTSWATRQENVDALTRDIAQLLHEKIQVPVRVEALV, encoded by the coding sequence ATGATACGATTTGAATGTGACTATAACGAAGGTGCGCATGAACGCATTTTACAAAAACTGATGGATACCAACATGGAACAGACAAGCGGGTATGGCACGGATGAGCATTGCGAACGGGCGAGAATGCTTATTCGTCAGGCATGTGACAACGAGCAGGCTGATGTTCATTTCTTGGTTGGCGGTACACAGACGAATACAACAGTGATTGCCTCTATTTTGCGTCCATATCAAGGTGTGATTGCAGCGACATCGGGACACATTGCGGTTCATGAGACTGGAGCTATTGAAGCAACGGGTCATAAGGTACTCACGGTCCCAAGCGAGGACGGAAAGATCACGCCTGAACAGGTTAAGGCAGTCTATGATGCGCACATGAACGAGTCGTCACCGGAACATTGTGTGCAGCCAGGCATGGTCTACATATCTCAGCCAACGGAGAACGGAACGATGTACAGCAAGGCAGAATTGCAAGTATTGCACGCAGTCAGCAGAGCGTGTGGTCTTCCATTTTTCGTGGATGGAGCACGCCTTGGATATGCACTTGCCTCCCGAGATTGCGATATGACACTTGCTGATCTTGCGCGCTTGTGCGATGTATTTTACATCGGCGGAACCAAGATTGGGGCATTGATGGGTGAAGCGGTCGTTATCCTGAATGATGCGCTCAAACCAGATTTTCGTTATATGATCAAACAAAAAGGTGGCCTGCTTGCCAAAGGCAGATTGCTGGGGATTCAATTCGAAACCTTGTTCGAAGACGGCCTGTATCTTGAGATTTCCCATCATGCCGTGGATATGGCGTTGAGAATTCATGATTCACTCGAACAGCAGGGAGTACGCTTCCTGTATGACTCACCAACCAACCAGCAGTTTCCGATTCTGCCCAATCTTTTGCTTGAGAAATTACGGAATGATTATACCTTCTCCTTCTGGGAAAAGGTTGACGATACACACAGTGCGGTGCGCTTTTGTACCAGCTGGGCAACCCGGCAGGAGAATGTGGACGCACTGACTCGTGATATTGCTCAATTATTGCATGAAAAGATCCAGGTTCCGGTGCGCGTCGAAGCATTGGTTTAA
- a CDS encoding SAM-dependent methyltransferase, with the protein MSFFRTLSFRAKEEELMDDFSMGGEELREALRHLRRLNKIFAAPGPTLAGVEKLWKSVGRPNKLSLLDVGAGSGDVNQKLLQWADRQGIQLKITLVDLTEEACEEARQLFRDEPRVRVQRADLTQLPDASADIVTGSQFVHHFDGDQLVDMVSHMLRASRYGVVINDIHRHPVSYKAVWITTRMISRNRYIRHDGPLSVAKGFTGRDWKELKQRLNHDTMTYEWKPLFRYSVVIPTKGR; encoded by the coding sequence ATGTCTTTCTTTAGAACATTGTCTTTTCGGGCCAAGGAAGAGGAACTGATGGATGACTTCTCTATGGGAGGGGAGGAGCTGCGTGAAGCACTCAGACATCTGAGACGTCTTAACAAAATATTCGCAGCACCCGGCCCAACGCTGGCTGGTGTAGAGAAGTTATGGAAATCTGTCGGCAGGCCAAATAAACTGTCTCTTCTAGATGTGGGGGCAGGTTCAGGGGATGTGAACCAGAAACTGCTGCAATGGGCAGATCGCCAGGGCATTCAGTTGAAAATTACATTGGTTGATCTGACGGAAGAGGCGTGTGAGGAAGCAAGACAACTATTCCGTGACGAACCCCGAGTCCGGGTACAACGCGCCGATCTTACACAACTGCCGGATGCTTCCGCAGATATTGTGACAGGTTCCCAGTTTGTGCATCATTTTGACGGAGATCAGTTGGTTGATATGGTTTCTCATATGCTGCGAGCATCGAGATATGGTGTCGTCATTAATGATATTCACCGCCATCCGGTATCCTATAAAGCGGTCTGGATTACAACACGAATGATCTCGCGCAATCGGTACATTCGTCATGATGGGCCTCTTTCCGTAGCCAAAGGCTTTACAGGCAGGGATTGGAAGGAACTGAAACAACGGCTAAATCATGATACGATGACTTATGAATGGAAGCCTTTATTCCGTTACTCTGTTGTCATTCCCACGAAAGGCAGGTGA
- a CDS encoding pentapeptide repeat-containing protein — MKVDKPKLQEQLLEPETIGFLESKVEYKHKLIENMTLDQQEASKVSFENVVFRHVTISESALEQFEFTDVRFEHCDFSNVNLSGAFMHRIEWHNCKFVGTDFSNSRLQNVSFLHGLGDYSNFRFAHLKQVSFSECTLIGADFAYLALQKMEFTQCNIDQASLTGTKMKDLDLSDCQFDSLVLTMEDLNGCVISPHQAATFVGLMGLIIR; from the coding sequence GTGAAAGTGGACAAACCCAAGCTTCAGGAGCAGTTGCTCGAACCGGAAACGATTGGTTTTCTCGAATCCAAAGTGGAGTACAAACACAAACTGATTGAGAACATGACATTGGATCAACAGGAAGCGAGTAAGGTGTCCTTTGAAAATGTTGTATTTAGACATGTGACGATCTCGGAGTCTGCCTTGGAACAATTTGAATTCACCGATGTCCGGTTCGAACACTGCGACTTCTCCAATGTCAATCTTTCTGGTGCCTTCATGCACCGGATCGAATGGCATAACTGCAAGTTTGTCGGAACTGATTTTTCCAATTCTCGCTTGCAAAATGTTAGTTTCCTTCATGGTCTAGGGGATTACAGCAATTTCCGTTTTGCCCATCTGAAACAAGTCTCCTTCTCGGAATGTACCTTGATTGGTGCGGACTTTGCCTATCTGGCTCTACAGAAAATGGAGTTCACTCAATGTAACATCGACCAAGCTTCCTTAACGGGGACCAAAATGAAGGATTTGGATCTTAGCGATTGCCAATTTGATTCCTTGGTGTTAACCATGGAAGATCTTAACGGTTGTGTGATCTCACCACATCAAGCCGCCACATTTGTAGGATTAATGGGTTTGATTATCAGATAA
- a CDS encoding DEAD/DEAH box helicase, with protein sequence MTFNDLNIIPSIMEGLSKANYTNPTPIQEQAIPAVLAGRDLLGCAQTGTGKTAAFSVPIIQLLSERSKGQGSKSARHIRSLILTPTRELAIQIADNIKVYSRYTDIRCTAIVGGVSQKVQERALNQGADIIIATPGRLNDLINQRRIDLKMVEILVLDEADRMLDMGFIHDVKRIIAKMPNKKQTLFFSATMPPEITKMVKTLLVDPVKVEITPVSSTVDRIEQSIYLLENGKKQQMLNQILEDKSIVTALVFTRTKRGADRVTRDLAKVNVTAQAIHGNKSQNERQRALNNFKSGATRVLVATDIAARGIDVEELSHVINFNLPNIPETYVHRIGRTGRAGKSGMAISFCEKDELPFLKDIEKVIKKTIPEVKGHPYPMTGVPVFEKTNKAPGSKPAFNKSAAGKPAKSKANPARKPKSEWFAKSGKTTGSRSNDGRSNGSRSNSSSNRSNSSSSKSNNGSFSRSSKTRNDRAN encoded by the coding sequence ATGACATTTAACGACTTAAATATTATCCCCTCTATTATGGAAGGGTTAAGCAAAGCAAACTATACTAATCCTACCCCTATACAGGAACAGGCCATACCAGCTGTATTAGCTGGCAGAGATCTGCTGGGATGTGCACAGACAGGAACAGGCAAGACGGCAGCATTTTCGGTGCCGATCATTCAATTATTAAGCGAAAGATCCAAAGGACAAGGATCGAAGTCCGCACGACATATTCGCTCATTGATTTTAACACCTACACGAGAACTCGCTATTCAGATCGCGGATAACATCAAGGTATATAGTCGGTATACTGACATTCGTTGTACGGCTATCGTTGGTGGTGTTTCGCAAAAAGTGCAAGAGCGGGCGCTGAATCAAGGTGCAGATATTATTATCGCAACGCCGGGCAGATTGAACGATCTGATTAACCAGAGACGTATTGATCTGAAGATGGTTGAGATCCTCGTTCTGGATGAAGCAGACCGGATGTTGGACATGGGCTTTATTCATGATGTGAAAAGAATTATCGCCAAGATGCCGAACAAGAAGCAAACCCTGTTCTTCTCAGCTACCATGCCTCCTGAAATCACCAAAATGGTTAAAACCCTGCTGGTTGATCCAGTCAAAGTAGAAATCACACCCGTATCTTCTACAGTAGACCGCATTGAGCAGTCTATATACTTGCTGGAGAATGGCAAAAAGCAGCAAATGTTGAATCAGATTCTGGAGGATAAATCCATCGTCACGGCATTGGTGTTCACACGCACGAAGCGCGGGGCTGACCGGGTTACACGTGATTTGGCCAAAGTGAATGTTACGGCACAGGCCATTCATGGCAACAAGTCTCAGAACGAGCGTCAACGGGCACTGAACAATTTCAAGAGTGGGGCTACCCGAGTACTGGTGGCGACGGATATCGCGGCAAGAGGAATTGATGTGGAGGAACTGTCACATGTCATCAACTTTAACCTGCCTAACATTCCGGAAACGTATGTTCACCGAATTGGACGTACAGGTCGTGCAGGGAAAAGCGGGATGGCGATCTCATTCTGTGAGAAGGATGAACTTCCGTTCCTGAAGGATATCGAGAAAGTAATCAAGAAGACGATTCCTGAAGTGAAAGGTCATCCATATCCGATGACAGGTGTTCCTGTGTTTGAAAAAACGAACAAAGCACCGGGCAGTAAACCTGCCTTTAACAAATCAGCTGCGGGCAAACCTGCCAAATCCAAGGCTAACCCGGCACGCAAGCCCAAATCCGAGTGGTTTGCCAAGAGTGGCAAAACGACCGGTAGTCGTTCAAACGACGGTAGATCCAATGGCAGTCGATCAAACAGCAGTAGCAATAGATCGAACAGCAGTAGCAGTAAATCAAATAATGGCTCATTCAGCCGCAGCAGCAAAACAAGGAATGACAGAGCCAATTAA
- a CDS encoding multidrug efflux SMR transporter, translated as MNKTWMSVVIAALFEVGWVIGLKHASGMLEWSLTLVAIMISFSLMIAASRTLPVGTVYAVFVGLGTAGTVLAEILLFNAHVQTGKMILIGVLLLGVIGLKMLSKEKNKEVQL; from the coding sequence ATGAATAAAACGTGGATGTCGGTTGTGATTGCTGCGTTGTTTGAAGTGGGTTGGGTCATTGGATTAAAACATGCCAGCGGGATGCTGGAATGGAGCCTTACACTGGTTGCCATTATGATCAGTTTCAGCTTAATGATTGCAGCTTCGCGTACCTTGCCCGTGGGAACCGTATACGCAGTATTCGTTGGCCTGGGTACTGCTGGAACGGTACTTGCAGAGATTCTTTTGTTTAATGCACATGTCCAAACCGGAAAAATGATACTCATTGGTGTACTTTTACTCGGCGTCATTGGTCTTAAAATGCTAAGTAAAGAGAAGAATAAGGAGGTGCAGCTATAA
- a CDS encoding type III polyketide synthase: MNQYNSPSDIAILGMGTALPAYPVAQSDIAELIASSLQDRPDLARFARRIFKSCGVETRYTVEPSYLGSLQECRYLPSEGRSDVPTTEERMNTYKREALPLGIEAAEKALKDSGVSPKSITHIITVSCTGQYLPGLDVMLIRHLGLSDRVNRLPLIFQGCAAGLKAIQMARDVVQGAAGSQVLVVCVELCTIHFQPVQDREALFAASFFGDAASSCVVGTPEPQHKNYLSLGTGYSVLLPDSTEDMTWEVGNLGYDLYLSPRIPKLLGVHLEEELRLLLQSEQLPELWAIHPGGRGIVDTVQNVMKLRDEQTKYSREILRTYGNLSSNTILFVLNAMREDMKAQGQSSTDGVAMAFGPGLTAELMKFTYVPSLSSVMEDHEHVFL, from the coding sequence ATGAACCAATATAACAGTCCATCCGATATCGCCATTCTGGGCATGGGAACGGCTCTACCTGCTTACCCCGTAGCACAGTCAGATATTGCAGAACTAATCGCTTCTTCTCTTCAGGATCGGCCAGATTTGGCCCGTTTTGCCAGGCGAATATTCAAGTCCTGTGGTGTTGAAACTCGATATACCGTAGAACCGAGCTATCTGGGTTCACTCCAAGAATGCCGTTATCTGCCCTCTGAGGGCAGATCAGACGTCCCTACAACCGAAGAAAGAATGAATACATACAAGCGAGAGGCGCTTCCGCTTGGGATCGAGGCGGCCGAGAAAGCCCTGAAGGATTCAGGCGTATCTCCCAAGAGCATCACGCATATTATCACGGTCAGCTGCACCGGTCAATATCTGCCAGGTCTTGATGTAATGCTCATCCGTCACTTGGGTCTGTCTGACCGTGTTAACCGACTGCCGCTGATCTTTCAGGGTTGTGCCGCAGGGTTGAAAGCCATTCAGATGGCACGAGATGTCGTGCAGGGTGCTGCGGGATCACAGGTACTTGTGGTCTGTGTAGAGTTGTGCACAATACATTTTCAGCCGGTGCAAGATCGGGAAGCGCTGTTTGCGGCTTCATTCTTCGGAGACGCTGCTTCTTCCTGTGTAGTGGGTACACCAGAACCTCAGCACAAGAATTATTTGAGCCTGGGTACGGGTTATTCTGTGCTTCTTCCGGATTCAACTGAAGATATGACTTGGGAGGTTGGGAACCTGGGGTATGACCTGTATCTATCACCTCGTATTCCGAAGCTGCTCGGTGTTCATCTGGAAGAGGAACTTCGTCTTTTATTGCAAAGTGAACAGCTTCCTGAACTGTGGGCCATTCATCCGGGAGGACGCGGGATTGTGGACACTGTGCAGAATGTAATGAAGCTGAGAGATGAACAAACGAAGTATAGCAGGGAGATCCTTAGAACGTATGGTAACCTGTCTTCCAACACGATCCTGTTTGTACTGAATGCGATGCGTGAGGACATGAAGGCGCAGGGTCAATCCTCCACAGATGGGGTAGCCATGGCATTTGGTCCGGGACTCACCGCAGAGTTGATGAAATTCACTTATGTACCCTCATTATCTTCAGTGATGGAGGACCACGAACATGTCTTTCTTTAG
- a CDS encoding MarR family winged helix-turn-helix transcriptional regulator, translated as MRRFNRFYTNILGVLDKHILGTGYSFAEVRVIIEIGIRGESIANNLVDTLTIDRSYMSRIVNKLSKEGLLVKVNSAADSRVSLIRLTSKGEELYAQLNDRSDQQILKLMQDLNEEEIQEVYTSMMNIQEKLNKKAGETTR; from the coding sequence ATGCGACGTTTTAACCGTTTCTATACCAACATACTTGGTGTACTCGACAAGCATATTCTCGGAACAGGGTATTCCTTTGCTGAAGTACGGGTCATTATTGAGATTGGAATTCGGGGAGAGAGCATCGCGAACAATCTGGTGGATACACTGACCATTGATCGCAGTTACATGAGCCGAATTGTGAACAAGCTATCCAAGGAAGGTCTGCTGGTGAAAGTGAATTCTGCGGCTGACAGCCGGGTCAGTCTGATTCGTCTGACATCCAAGGGTGAGGAACTATATGCCCAATTGAATGATCGATCCGATCAACAGATCCTGAAATTAATGCAAGACCTCAATGAAGAAGAGATTCAAGAGGTATACACCTCCATGATGAACATACAAGAGAAGTTGAACAAGAAGGCAGGAGAGACAACACGATGA
- a CDS encoding alpha/beta hydrolase: MDQQQQLAMVQQMRQNAVGTDAALQPSSTYAVTVEEVMIPTTKGDTRVLVYTPDRDHSVPLPVFFNMHGGGFILGQAEMDDPWCRLIADRADCVVMNIDYRLAPEHKFPTAVHECYDVVKWVHGNPESFSVNPSLFAIGGHSAGGNLAAAVCLLNQQRGSKLPIVLQVIDYAVLDVATDPAEKPSYEEAIPADIARTFNAMYLKTPEDAHDPLASPVLATSFQGLPEALIITAENDSLAQ, encoded by the coding sequence ATGGATCAACAACAACAACTTGCCATGGTACAACAAATGCGTCAAAATGCCGTCGGTACAGATGCAGCTCTGCAACCCAGTTCCACGTATGCTGTCACCGTAGAAGAAGTCATGATTCCTACGACGAAAGGTGATACGCGTGTACTTGTGTATACTCCGGATCGGGATCATTCCGTACCTCTGCCGGTCTTCTTCAATATGCATGGGGGTGGTTTTATCCTCGGACAAGCAGAGATGGATGATCCATGGTGTCGTCTGATTGCTGATCGTGCTGATTGTGTGGTCATGAATATCGATTACCGTCTTGCACCAGAGCACAAATTTCCAACCGCAGTTCATGAATGTTACGACGTTGTTAAGTGGGTCCACGGCAATCCGGAATCCTTCTCGGTGAACCCGTCTCTATTCGCCATTGGTGGGCATAGTGCTGGGGGTAATCTTGCTGCAGCAGTGTGTTTACTGAATCAGCAACGTGGAAGCAAGCTGCCGATTGTACTCCAGGTTATCGATTATGCCGTATTGGATGTGGCTACAGATCCGGCCGAGAAACCGAGTTATGAAGAAGCCATTCCAGCCGATATCGCCAGAACGTTCAATGCCATGTACCTTAAAACGCCAGAAGATGCCCATGATCCATTAGCATCGCCTGTTCTTGCGACATCATTCCAGGGTCTTCCGGAAGCGTTGATCATTACCGCCGAGAATGATTCACTGGCCCAATAA
- a CDS encoding MmcQ/YjbR family DNA-binding protein, with protein sequence MKDTIIKYSLNKKGAIKDYPFGPDPVVIKVAGKMFALIFENKEKNCRLNLKCDPNIAENLREQHEAVQPGYHMNKKHWNTITLDGSMSDEDVYVMIDHSYDMVIQSLPKRVRESLVES encoded by the coding sequence TTGAAGGATACGATAATTAAATACAGTTTGAACAAGAAAGGTGCGATCAAGGATTATCCATTTGGACCTGATCCAGTCGTGATCAAGGTTGCAGGTAAGATGTTCGCGCTTATTTTTGAAAACAAAGAAAAGAACTGTCGCTTGAACTTAAAATGTGACCCGAATATTGCAGAGAATCTAAGAGAGCAGCATGAAGCGGTTCAACCAGGATATCATATGAACAAAAAACACTGGAATACCATTACGCTGGATGGTTCCATGTCAGATGAGGATGTCTACGTCATGATCGATCACTCTTATGATATGGTTATCCAATCCCTTCCGAAAAGGGTTCGGGAATCTCTGGTCGAATCGTGA
- a CDS encoding class I SAM-dependent methyltransferase, which translates to MNNGHSSGQTNESWSGHSAPFTALQETPILSLLQPSHGERILDVGCGNGDLTAKIAAAGALTTGIDFSEETIRQAKQKYPDMNIQVANACHYRSEESFDAVFSHAVLHWIKDAPAVVQSISLALKTGGRFVAEFAGSGNTAILITAVREELHARGYEWEGRNPWYHPTIGEYANLLEQNGFRVSLVQHVDQFTPFKPGARKWLDSFAEYLFRGITPAEQDVIMEAVEKKVQPQLMQDGQWYLDRSRLRVVAIKESGNAV; encoded by the coding sequence ATGAATAACGGACATTCATCCGGTCAAACGAACGAATCGTGGAGTGGTCATTCTGCTCCTTTTACAGCGTTACAGGAAACACCTATCTTATCCTTGCTCCAGCCGTCCCATGGAGAACGAATCCTTGATGTGGGTTGCGGTAATGGGGATCTGACAGCCAAAATTGCAGCCGCAGGAGCATTGACAACAGGCATTGATTTTTCAGAGGAGACGATTAGGCAAGCTAAACAGAAATATCCTGATATGAATATCCAAGTCGCTAATGCCTGTCATTATCGGTCTGAAGAATCGTTTGATGCGGTCTTCTCTCATGCCGTTCTGCATTGGATCAAGGATGCCCCAGCTGTAGTACAATCCATATCCTTAGCGCTTAAGACGGGCGGACGGTTCGTGGCTGAGTTTGCTGGAAGTGGTAACACGGCTATATTAATAACAGCGGTAAGGGAAGAACTGCATGCCCGTGGATACGAATGGGAAGGTCGGAATCCATGGTATCACCCTACCATTGGCGAATATGCTAATCTACTGGAGCAAAACGGATTTCGAGTTAGTCTGGTCCAGCATGTTGACCAATTTACCCCGTTCAAGCCAGGTGCCAGAAAGTGGTTGGACAGCTTCGCGGAGTATTTATTCAGGGGTATCACACCTGCGGAACAGGATGTTATTATGGAAGCTGTAGAGAAAAAAGTACAGCCACAACTGATGCAGGATGGACAATGGTATCTGGATAGAAGCCGACTGCGAGTGGTAGCTATTAAGGAATCGGGGAATGCGGTGTGA